From the genome of Candidatus Saccharimonadales bacterium, one region includes:
- a CDS encoding PrgI family protein, with protein sequence MAVYKVPQDVEADDKLIGPFSFRQFIYIIIAIIAIGLAWGLAQIFVGLALIPLPLVVLFGALALPLRKDQPMEIYLAAVVSFHLKPRKRLWLPDGIQSLVEITAPKVVEIQRTKDLSQSEAEQRLSYLANIVDTGGWAVRGVSTPTPDSAMQNDVYYAAQQTEDVLDTNSGVAQSFNTMINQAEVERREEMIAHMKEEPKTTAIVPQVPDPYASLAPSAPSQQTMPTASTPVTDDPHLTYNPYPNSIHQTVINPLGSTPRSVQAPISAPSTAAAPPSVPTAVPAPVQTAQTNTSEAVVSPDIINLANNSDLSIETIAHEANRIHEKEEQKLPDDEVVISLR encoded by the coding sequence ATGGCAGTATACAAAGTACCTCAGGATGTTGAAGCCGATGACAAGTTGATCGGTCCATTTAGCTTTCGCCAGTTTATCTATATTATTATTGCGATTATTGCTATCGGTCTTGCCTGGGGACTTGCTCAAATATTTGTAGGGCTAGCCTTAATACCACTACCTTTAGTAGTACTTTTTGGTGCGCTCGCGCTGCCGCTTCGTAAAGACCAGCCCATGGAAATATATCTCGCAGCGGTAGTGTCATTTCACTTAAAACCCCGCAAACGCCTTTGGCTCCCGGATGGGATTCAATCACTGGTAGAGATTACGGCACCTAAAGTTGTTGAAATTCAACGTACAAAGGATTTATCTCAGTCTGAAGCCGAACAAAGGCTCTCTTACCTTGCAAATATCGTTGACACTGGCGGCTGGGCTGTGAGGGGAGTAAGTACCCCAACTCCTGATAGCGCTATGCAAAACGACGTTTACTACGCCGCTCAGCAAACAGAAGATGTTCTCGATACGAATAGTGGCGTCGCCCAGTCTTTCAATACAATGATCAACCAAGCGGAAGTTGAGCGGAGAGAAGAAATGATTGCCCACATGAAAGAGGAGCCAAAGACGACAGCTATCGTCCCTCAGGTGCCTGATCCATATGCAAGCCTGGCGCCCTCGGCACCTTCCCAACAGACAATGCCAACCGCCTCAACGCCTGTGACGGATGATCCGCACCTTACGTATAATCCGTATCCAAATAGTATTCACCAGACGGTTATCAACCCCCTAGGAAGCACTCCTCGGTCCGTGCAAGCACCAATATCCGCTCCATCGACAGCTGCCGCTCCACCGTCTGTGCCGACGGCAGTACCCGCGCCCGTGCAAACTGCGCAAACAAACACTAGCGAAGCGGTAGTGTCACCTGATATAATAAACCTTGCAAATAACTCTGATTTATCTATCGAGACGATTGCGCACGAAGCCAACCGTATTCACGAGAAGGAAGAGCAAAAACTTCCCGACGATGAAGTGGTCATTTCATTGCGATAA